One genomic window of Luteitalea pratensis includes the following:
- a CDS encoding peptidase inhibitor family I36 protein: MTKTTMQRLSASMLTGLSMLVLSSSASAQYWGRGTNPASGACFYEDINYGGRYFCTRVGDSNPRVPSNINDEISSIRLFGDAEIVVFRDGDMRGETRMFTRSVRDMRSSGFNDRVTSYVVQPRGYGGGNWGATNGGGRYNGGGYNNGAYNSGGYHDNGRGTYDGGYSGAYGRGSSYGTAGRWTYPQAETMVRQGYRRVLGREPDPAARSWVNEVMKNNWSQRQLEDALRQSPEARHR, from the coding sequence ATGACCAAGACGACGATGCAGCGCCTCTCGGCCAGCATGCTGACGGGCCTGTCGATGCTCGTCCTGTCGTCGAGCGCGTCCGCGCAGTACTGGGGGCGAGGCACCAACCCAGCCTCCGGTGCCTGCTTCTACGAGGACATCAATTACGGCGGTCGGTACTTCTGCACGCGCGTCGGCGACAGCAACCCCCGCGTGCCCTCCAACATCAACGACGAGATCTCGTCGATTCGACTGTTCGGCGATGCCGAGATCGTCGTCTTCCGCGACGGCGACATGCGCGGCGAGACGCGCATGTTCACCAGGAGCGTGCGCGACATGCGGAGCAGCGGGTTCAACGACCGGGTGACCTCGTATGTCGTGCAGCCGCGCGGCTACGGCGGCGGCAACTGGGGCGCCACAAATGGCGGCGGCAGGTACAACGGCGGCGGCTACAACAACGGCGCCTATAACAGTGGCGGCTATCACGACAACGGCCGCGGCACCTATGACGGCGGCTACAGCGGCGCCTACGGCCGCGGCTCCAGCTACGGCACCGCCGGCCGATGGACGTACCCGCAGGCCGAAACGATGGTCCGGCAGGGCTATCGTCGTGTCCTCGGCCGCGAGCCGGACCCGGCGGCCCGATCCTGGGTCAACGAAGTCATGAAGAACAACTGGAGTCAGCGTCAGCTCGAAGACGCCCTGCGCCAGAGCCCGGAAGCGCGACACCGGTAG
- a CDS encoding carbohydrate-binding family 9-like protein: MLRLIMLLTTVAWTTGATATAQPVTLPVYGAKHATDEVRIDGTLDEATWSLSPRVGEMRLIHAPDRRPTFPTEAAMTWDAMHLYVAFACSDPEPWARHGARDDRLWEEEVVEVFLDPDGDGRNYAEIEVSPTNVVVDLLIAAPQAGGPNARRWDVVGLRTAVRRHAAGWVAEMAIPWASLADAGVTQAPVPGNEWRVGLYRIKRPGGVAKAARIDALVAERRSATDDGKTAIDAELLALRGDDEYSAWSVTRAERGFHDPGRFGMVHFIGASR, from the coding sequence ATGCTCAGGCTGATCATGCTACTCACGACCGTGGCGTGGACCACCGGTGCGACAGCAACGGCGCAGCCCGTGACGCTCCCCGTCTACGGTGCGAAACACGCAACTGATGAGGTCCGGATCGACGGCACGCTCGACGAAGCGACATGGTCGCTCTCGCCGCGCGTCGGCGAGATGCGTCTCATCCACGCGCCGGATCGTCGTCCCACGTTCCCCACCGAAGCCGCGATGACATGGGATGCCATGCACCTCTACGTTGCATTCGCCTGCAGCGATCCCGAGCCATGGGCGCGACACGGCGCGCGCGACGATCGGTTGTGGGAGGAGGAGGTGGTGGAGGTCTTCCTCGATCCCGACGGCGACGGCCGCAACTACGCAGAGATCGAGGTCAGCCCCACCAACGTCGTCGTGGACCTGCTGATCGCGGCGCCGCAGGCGGGCGGGCCGAATGCTCGCCGCTGGGATGTCGTGGGCCTCCGGACAGCCGTGCGTCGTCATGCCGCCGGGTGGGTCGCCGAAATGGCTATCCCGTGGGCGTCGCTCGCCGACGCTGGCGTGACGCAGGCGCCGGTGCCGGGCAACGAGTGGCGTGTCGGGCTGTACCGCATCAAGCGGCCCGGCGGAGTGGCCAAGGCCGCGCGCATCGATGCGCTCGTGGCGGAGCGCCGGTCGGCCACCGACGACGGCAAGACAGCGATCGATGCAGAGTTGCTGGCGCTGCGTGGAGACGACGAGTACTCGGCGTGGTCGGTGACGCGCGCCGAACGCGGATTCCACGATCCGGGACGGTTCGGGATGGTGCATTTCATCGGCGCGTCCCGCTGA
- a CDS encoding carboxylesterase/lipase family protein, with product MASRRISAFRAPQPAAPWQGIKPATAFGTSCMQQKLGSRLPWTEEYMTQNAVGEDCLTLNVWTPTTRATTPLAVLVWIYGGGFNEGSTAVEVYDGAPLASRGVILVSMNYRTGVLGALAHPELSKESPHHVSGNYGTLDQIAALQWVRTNISAFGGDPANVTIVGQSAGGLSVAALMRSPLAKGLFARAIGMAGPGLIMRFGPGRGGSLADWEAAGVKFAAAHGASSIAALRALPADTFIAPKVTQGNATPPVGPFNDGYVLPDVLPAEQVPVMAGFNADDIGTGGQGFGAAASGTVAAYTEEATKTYGEQARAFLDLYPVASDADVPAARKAAGRDRARVTMDRWAADQVRASRTVYTYYFDRVTPWPEHPEFGAHHTSEVPYVFRTVGRGKRAWEPLDTTVSERMSKYFVNFAKTGDPNGSGLPRWPAYAPDAHQTMRLGETMAPMPVADPVRRAFHERRLQP from the coding sequence ATGGCGTCACGGCGTATCTCGGCATTCCGCGCGCCGCAGCCTGCGGCACCCTGGCAGGGCATCAAGCCGGCGACGGCGTTCGGCACCAGCTGCATGCAGCAGAAACTCGGGTCGCGCCTGCCCTGGACCGAGGAGTACATGACCCAGAACGCCGTCGGCGAGGATTGCCTGACGCTCAACGTCTGGACGCCGACGACCAGGGCCACCACGCCGCTGGCCGTGTTGGTGTGGATCTATGGCGGCGGCTTCAACGAGGGATCGACTGCCGTGGAGGTCTACGATGGCGCACCGCTCGCATCACGCGGCGTGATCCTTGTCAGCATGAACTACCGCACCGGCGTCCTTGGTGCCCTGGCGCATCCGGAACTGTCGAAGGAGTCACCCCACCACGTGTCGGGTAACTACGGCACGCTCGACCAGATCGCCGCGTTGCAGTGGGTCAGGACGAACATCAGCGCCTTTGGCGGGGATCCGGCCAACGTGACCATCGTCGGACAGTCGGCGGGCGGTTTGTCAGTGGCCGCCCTGATGCGGTCTCCACTCGCGAAGGGACTCTTCGCGCGTGCCATCGGCATGGCCGGCCCCGGGTTGATCATGAGGTTCGGGCCGGGGCGTGGCGGTTCGCTCGCCGATTGGGAAGCAGCTGGCGTGAAGTTCGCCGCTGCGCACGGCGCCTCGTCAATCGCGGCGCTGCGTGCCCTGCCGGCCGACACGTTCATCGCGCCAAAAGTGACCCAGGGAAATGCGACGCCGCCGGTCGGCCCGTTCAACGACGGCTACGTGCTGCCCGACGTGTTGCCGGCCGAGCAGGTGCCGGTGATGGCCGGTTTCAACGCCGACGACATCGGCACGGGTGGTCAGGGATTCGGTGCGGCGGCATCGGGAACGGTGGCGGCCTACACGGAGGAGGCCACGAAGACCTATGGAGAGCAGGCCAGGGCGTTCCTGGATCTCTACCCGGTGGCGAGCGATGCCGACGTGCCTGCGGCGCGGAAGGCGGCAGGGCGCGACCGTGCCCGCGTGACGATGGATCGATGGGCCGCGGACCAGGTGCGCGCGAGCCGCACGGTTTACACCTACTACTTCGATCGCGTCACGCCGTGGCCGGAACATCCGGAGTTCGGCGCCCATCACACGTCAGAGGTTCCGTACGTGTTCCGCACCGTCGGACGCGGCAAGCGCGCGTGGGAGCCACTCGACACGACCGTGTCCGAGCGGATGTCGAAGTACTTCGTGAACTTCGCGAAGACCGGTGACCCCAACGGATCGGGATTGCCACGGTGGCCCGCGTACGCACCGGATGCGCACCAGACCATGCGTCTCGGCGAGACGATGGCGCCGATGCCGGTGGCCGATCCGGTTCGTCGCGCGTTCCACGAGCGACGGCTGCAGCCGTAA